The following are encoded together in the Geobacter sulfurreducens PCA genome:
- a CDS encoding cytochrome c3 family protein, translating to MAARPMITALVFFLGTAAPAAALSPSLSVTDSHNRHNLSVSGPGLTGATRASTEERVCIFCHTPHHATSITPLWSRELSSALYTPYDSSTLKAIQKPGQPTGASRLCLGCHDGTIAPGMLSGGKMIAGLPTLPTNVRSNLSTDLSDDHPISFPYAGSISVAAVLRLPAELPPEISLEDGRIECTSCHDPHKDRYPPADHPQKSGKFLVLDNNNYSALCTACHSRAGLTEGAHYLPGDPCESCHQVHRADQPARLLKGANVQETCVLTCHNGTGTVETSGTDIRSASVFGKAHQTGRLVLSGRHDADENPLDFEPSQPHVECVDCHNPCITRHESTPLASPPTLNGRLVGVTIAKSPDGIKTYADSEYAICYKCHGDRSFVPPAVPRRVQTGDQSLRFAQENPSYHPVSAPGKGMSVPSLRFEIVGFRPARTLSISSLIYCTDCHSSNKGSKVGGSGASGPHGSDYQPILMDRYEHDTYPLAYAESNYSLCFRCHDQTILLDPGRSAFPLHQSHLVNHQVPCSVCHDPHGVPLVLGGTTAANSHLINFDTRFVTTGSYDSPGRSCTVSCHSANPRTY from the coding sequence ATGGCAGCACGACCCATGATAACGGCACTGGTCTTCTTCCTGGGAACGGCGGCCCCGGCGGCGGCCCTCTCTCCCTCCCTGAGCGTGACCGATTCTCACAACCGCCACAACCTGTCCGTAAGCGGCCCGGGGCTCACCGGTGCGACCCGCGCCTCCACCGAAGAGCGGGTCTGCATTTTCTGCCATACGCCCCACCACGCCACGAGCATAACCCCCCTCTGGAGCCGCGAGTTGTCCAGCGCGCTCTACACCCCCTACGACTCGTCGACCCTCAAGGCAATCCAGAAACCGGGCCAGCCTACCGGCGCATCCCGTCTTTGCCTGGGGTGTCATGACGGCACCATCGCCCCCGGCATGCTCTCGGGGGGCAAGATGATCGCGGGGCTGCCGACCCTGCCCACGAATGTGCGCTCGAACCTGTCCACTGATCTCTCCGACGACCATCCCATTTCCTTTCCCTATGCCGGATCCATCTCGGTCGCCGCCGTGCTCCGGCTGCCGGCCGAACTGCCGCCCGAAATCTCGCTCGAAGACGGCAGAATCGAATGCACCAGCTGCCACGATCCCCACAAGGACCGCTACCCTCCGGCTGATCATCCGCAGAAATCGGGGAAATTCCTGGTGCTCGACAACAACAATTACTCGGCCCTCTGCACCGCCTGCCACAGCCGCGCCGGGCTCACGGAGGGCGCCCACTACCTGCCGGGCGATCCCTGCGAAAGCTGTCACCAGGTCCACCGGGCCGATCAGCCGGCACGGCTGCTGAAGGGAGCCAATGTGCAGGAGACCTGCGTCCTCACCTGCCACAACGGAACCGGCACGGTGGAAACATCCGGGACCGACATCCGCTCCGCATCGGTCTTCGGCAAAGCTCATCAGACCGGCCGGCTCGTTCTTTCCGGCAGGCACGACGCCGACGAGAACCCCCTCGACTTCGAGCCGTCACAGCCGCACGTGGAGTGCGTCGATTGCCACAATCCCTGCATCACCCGTCATGAATCAACACCTCTTGCTTCGCCGCCGACGCTGAACGGCCGGCTCGTAGGGGTTACCATCGCCAAGTCGCCCGACGGCATCAAGACTTACGCCGACAGCGAATATGCCATCTGCTACAAATGCCACGGCGACCGGAGTTTCGTGCCCCCGGCCGTGCCCCGCAGGGTCCAGACCGGTGACCAGAGCCTCCGCTTTGCCCAGGAAAACCCCTCGTATCACCCGGTATCGGCGCCGGGCAAAGGGATGAGCGTGCCAAGCCTGCGCTTTGAAATCGTCGGGTTCAGGCCCGCTCGGACCCTCTCCATCTCAAGCCTCATCTACTGCACCGATTGCCATTCGAGCAACAAGGGCAGCAAGGTGGGGGGGAGCGGCGCATCCGGACCCCACGGCTCCGATTACCAGCCAATCCTGATGGACCGCTACGAGCACGACACCTATCCCCTCGCCTATGCCGAGAGCAACTACTCCCTCTGCTTCCGTTGCCATGACCAGACGATTCTGCTGGACCCGGGCCGATCGGCGTTTCCGCTCCACCAGTCCCACCTGGTCAACCATCAGGTACCCTGCTCAGTCTGCCACGACCCCCATGGCGTTCCCCTGGTTCTGGGGGGCACCACGGCTGCAAACAGCCACCTGATCAACTTCGATACCCGCTTCGTCACCACCGGCAGCTATGACTCTCCGGGTCGCAGCTGCACCGTGAGTTGCCACTCGGCCAACCCGAGAACCTACTGA
- a CDS encoding cytochrome c yields MKRNRRHPAAGPVLISGAALIVGLASGSATAAYNAAHKDIVLKNAAGSAIKATDTVNAFSIKNTCFGTAGCHGDTNAGGTLRFSYDDIERHSYHAQLGANEIRGWNPWNPDSADAFRKGAGPVGKNWVQSPGHVGSW; encoded by the coding sequence ATGAAGAGAAACCGGAGACACCCGGCCGCCGGCCCGGTGCTGATCTCGGGAGCCGCACTGATAGTGGGGCTTGCCAGCGGATCGGCAACGGCTGCCTATAACGCGGCCCACAAGGACATCGTCCTGAAGAATGCGGCGGGATCTGCCATCAAGGCAACCGACACCGTCAACGCCTTCAGCATCAAGAACACCTGCTTCGGCACCGCCGGCTGCCATGGCGACACCAATGCCGGCGGCACCCTCAGATTCAGCTATGACGACATCGAGCGCCACTCCTACCATGCCCAGCTCGGTGCCAATGAAATTCGCGGCTGGAACCCCTGGAACCCCGACTCTGCCGACGCCTTCCGCAAAGGAGCCGGACCGGTGGGTAAAAACTGGGTCCAGAGCCCCGGCCACGTGGGCTCATGGTGA
- a CDS encoding PKD domain-containing protein, translated as MARLYNDGAGTAYDSANAKFIDNLFGWTNYLAGTKNLNGAFEPFNFGSAAGFKSKVDNSLAGEMRDCGECHVGGGLMEYMSNTIPTSDYTGGVSYDPAKRTSYRDVVFGGLFTAFNALIDVFNPDPARRGDVVINDYAQTGVMEMDCLICHFEGYDWEKRKEAVRKGEFDASRALGSGLATSAASGVQVTYDTNLVKTNASGDLVVDLSAKLSPVPPADNCASCHLSQYNVDWKKRGDMWIEGTEAHYGIGCMGCHQRKDAASPTVGTSGLVSSTTLGLCDPAKGGASPFDAMWNKLDKSQFKECVDCHAPTSTPTYDTYNAPNPVSAHAIKGLTDKIAFDKDGNSVSHIELIDCSACHIRKSGFTGGAFVDGTGADEEGRLALHDEPQVSRDMTNGVALHWLGGKLYSANLLTSFFWRDVNGLAAGLDVNNDGRTAGMDALLQTHVNDINLAAGLQALTKDGIVTPAEITTSINALKGNSLGTGGGDTGIKAYLGIDDPTNAKVFLPKLSFLMVPFKSSHNIARGSEAWGAKGCKECHADGAGFYNGTYPVNGNMEGKFNYSSAQAATFTKVNGLSDPSDSHPNVVTKKGDRSMPVQIITADNPYSTTAVNANATIRNIDRSEMLYEATFKAVNTAWYDETAPIMGATRPAACSGATSPFYCAAPGGAAAKAGATSTLGWLLKIDTTADNGATVVSRTKQISSDMVASVDDIITNLGATFTGGFEFTMVAIDTNSDSVNDALKITAKPGYKIRINAQCDAGPFGFAGSLYQADPIVRAAGTFAGRTAYVGYLNAIGSAPAAVIATVGTTDATGNPAEITVTQGNVALTAAAAGALPADKYSYSWTCSDAAGTSEGQSVTRAFNSLGTYDLTLRVKNLYTNEEKVDQIKVKVTAPAPAAGVAVAAAGISYNSPSAGYAIIPLTITGVTFNKVKVVWGDGNTTIYTTSDANFVLPSHKFWGYPAKKSFTAKVYVYNGTTLAAQNDNITVLFP; from the coding sequence TTGGCGAGACTGTACAATGACGGCGCAGGAACCGCCTACGACTCGGCAAATGCCAAGTTTATCGACAACCTCTTCGGCTGGACCAACTACCTCGCGGGCACGAAAAACCTGAACGGCGCCTTCGAGCCGTTCAACTTCGGCTCGGCTGCCGGATTCAAGAGCAAGGTTGACAACTCCCTTGCGGGCGAAATGCGCGACTGCGGTGAGTGCCACGTCGGCGGCGGTCTGATGGAGTACATGAGCAATACCATTCCGACCAGCGACTACACCGGCGGCGTCAGCTACGACCCCGCCAAGCGCACCTCCTATCGCGATGTGGTCTTCGGCGGCCTCTTCACCGCCTTCAACGCCCTCATCGACGTCTTCAACCCCGATCCTGCCCGGCGCGGCGACGTGGTCATCAACGACTACGCCCAGACCGGCGTCATGGAGATGGATTGCCTCATTTGCCACTTTGAAGGTTATGACTGGGAGAAGCGGAAGGAAGCCGTCCGCAAAGGTGAATTCGATGCCTCCCGCGCCCTCGGCTCCGGCCTGGCCACCTCGGCGGCTAGCGGCGTCCAGGTAACCTACGACACTAACCTGGTCAAGACAAATGCCAGCGGCGATCTGGTTGTGGACCTCTCCGCCAAGCTGAGCCCGGTCCCGCCGGCCGACAACTGCGCCTCTTGCCACCTGTCCCAGTACAACGTCGACTGGAAGAAGCGCGGCGACATGTGGATCGAAGGCACTGAAGCCCACTACGGCATCGGCTGCATGGGCTGCCACCAGCGCAAAGACGCGGCGAGTCCCACGGTCGGCACGAGCGGCCTGGTGAGCAGCACCACGCTCGGTCTCTGCGACCCGGCCAAGGGTGGCGCGTCCCCCTTCGACGCCATGTGGAACAAGCTCGACAAGTCTCAGTTCAAAGAGTGCGTGGACTGCCACGCTCCCACGAGCACGCCGACCTACGACACCTACAATGCGCCCAACCCGGTTTCAGCTCACGCAATCAAAGGGCTGACCGACAAGATCGCCTTTGATAAGGACGGCAACTCGGTAAGCCACATCGAACTGATCGACTGCTCCGCCTGCCATATCAGGAAGTCGGGCTTCACCGGCGGCGCCTTCGTCGACGGCACCGGCGCCGATGAAGAAGGCCGCCTGGCGCTGCACGACGAGCCCCAGGTATCCCGCGACATGACAAACGGCGTTGCCCTCCACTGGCTCGGCGGCAAGCTCTATTCCGCCAACCTCCTCACCTCCTTCTTCTGGCGCGACGTTAACGGTCTCGCTGCCGGCCTCGACGTCAACAATGACGGCCGGACCGCCGGGATGGATGCCCTGCTCCAAACCCACGTGAACGACATCAACCTCGCAGCCGGTCTGCAGGCGCTCACCAAGGACGGCATCGTTACCCCCGCCGAGATCACTACCAGCATCAACGCCCTGAAGGGCAACAGCCTCGGCACGGGCGGCGGCGACACCGGCATCAAGGCCTACCTGGGCATCGACGATCCGACCAATGCCAAGGTCTTCCTGCCCAAGCTCTCCTTCCTGATGGTCCCCTTCAAGTCAAGCCACAACATCGCCAGGGGCTCCGAGGCATGGGGTGCGAAGGGCTGCAAGGAATGCCACGCCGACGGCGCCGGGTTCTATAACGGCACCTATCCGGTCAACGGCAACATGGAAGGCAAGTTCAACTACAGCTCGGCCCAGGCGGCGACCTTCACCAAGGTCAATGGCCTGTCAGACCCCAGCGACAGCCATCCCAACGTCGTGACCAAGAAGGGCGACCGCAGCATGCCGGTCCAGATCATCACCGCGGACAACCCCTACTCCACGACTGCGGTCAACGCCAACGCCACGATCAGGAACATCGACCGGAGCGAAATGCTCTACGAAGCCACCTTCAAGGCCGTCAACACGGCATGGTATGACGAGACCGCTCCCATCATGGGCGCAACCCGTCCGGCCGCCTGTTCCGGCGCGACCAGCCCCTTCTACTGCGCGGCTCCCGGCGGCGCGGCAGCCAAGGCCGGCGCCACCTCCACCCTCGGCTGGCTGCTGAAGATCGACACCACTGCCGACAACGGCGCCACCGTTGTTTCCCGCACCAAGCAGATCTCCAGCGACATGGTCGCCAGTGTCGACGACATCATCACCAACCTGGGCGCCACCTTCACCGGCGGCTTCGAGTTCACCATGGTCGCCATCGACACCAACAGCGACTCGGTGAACGACGCCCTGAAGATCACCGCAAAGCCCGGCTACAAAATCCGCATCAACGCCCAGTGTGACGCCGGTCCGTTCGGCTTCGCCGGGTCCCTCTACCAGGCCGACCCGATCGTCCGCGCCGCCGGCACCTTTGCCGGTCGCACCGCCTACGTGGGTTACCTGAATGCCATTGGTTCGGCTCCTGCGGCCGTCATCGCCACCGTTGGCACCACCGACGCCACCGGCAACCCGGCCGAGATCACCGTAACCCAGGGCAATGTAGCCCTTACCGCAGCCGCAGCCGGTGCCCTCCCCGCGGACAAGTACTCCTATTCCTGGACCTGCTCCGATGCGGCCGGTACCAGCGAAGGCCAGTCAGTGACCCGTGCCTTCAACAGCCTCGGCACCTACGACCTGACCCTGCGGGTGAAGAACCTCTACACCAACGAAGAGAAAGTCGACCAGATCAAGGTCAAGGTCACTGCTCCGGCTCCGGCCGCGGGCGTCGCCGTGGCCGCCGCCGGCATCTCCTACAACAGCCCCTCCGCCGGCTACGCCATCATCCCGCTCACCATCACCGGCGTGACCTTCAACAAGGTCAAGGTCGTCTGGGGTGACGGCAACACCACCATCTACACCACCTCCGACGCAAACTTCGTCCTGCCCTCCCACAAGTTCTGGGGCTACCCGGCGAAGAAATCCTTCACCGCCAAGGTCTATGTCTACAACGGCACCACCCTGGCGGCGCAGAACGATAACATTACTGTGCTGTTTCCCTAA
- a CDS encoding response regulator — MYAKKRVMIVDDHPLFRDGLKGLVSRSADYQAVGEAGSGSEALRQVEKCRPDLITMDISLPDMSGIDAAREIHRVAPHVKILMVSMHPRYEFIADAFKAGASGYVVKEATSARLIQAMDALSRGEFFLDGQVSQEVVQRIFSGSQADGGGSADERYTLLTPREQQVMRMIVEGATSRQIAESLELTLKTVENHRTNLMRKLQVHSKLELVRYAARLGLIDLESWRGNEQ; from the coding sequence ATGTATGCTAAGAAGCGGGTCATGATCGTGGATGACCATCCCTTGTTCCGGGATGGTCTCAAGGGGCTCGTCTCACGCAGCGCCGATTACCAGGCCGTGGGAGAGGCGGGCAGCGGCAGCGAGGCCCTGCGCCAGGTGGAAAAGTGCCGGCCCGACCTGATCACCATGGATATCTCGCTGCCGGACATGAGCGGCATCGACGCGGCGCGGGAGATCCACCGTGTGGCTCCCCACGTGAAAATTCTCATGGTGAGCATGCATCCGCGCTATGAGTTCATCGCCGACGCCTTTAAGGCCGGAGCCAGCGGCTACGTGGTCAAGGAAGCCACCAGTGCCCGGCTGATTCAGGCCATGGACGCCCTGAGCCGCGGCGAGTTCTTTCTGGACGGGCAGGTTTCCCAGGAGGTGGTGCAGAGGATATTCAGCGGGTCGCAGGCTGATGGAGGCGGCTCGGCCGATGAGCGGTACACCCTGCTGACGCCCCGTGAGCAACAGGTGATGCGGATGATCGTGGAGGGCGCTACGTCGAGACAGATCGCCGAGAGCCTTGAACTGACCCTCAAGACGGTGGAGAACCACCGGACCAACCTCATGCGGAAGCTCCAGGTGCACAGTAAGCTGGAGCTTGTCCGCTACGCCGCCCGGCTCGGGCTCATCGACCTGGAGAGCTGGAGGGGCAACGAGCAGTAG
- a CDS encoding PAS domain-containing sensor histidine kinase has translation MLALQDDSLFAAIVDNLSDGIYVLQDDRVVYLNERFAQLFGHGDAGSLLMRELDDILPHGEGKEIVGRIHAELLAGEPSSVAWGQPFAHMDGTPVWLEMEARRIRLNGRPAILGVCHDRTDCKLIGEAMHISQETFRLVLDAMHDSVYVVGRDYNVIYANRAMRAGAYGDVSSDPCYRICRGCSEPCPDCTLEEVLSSDKPVCREFFDEKRNAWYSTIELAVRIPGMSAPAKLGVRRDITARKEAEQRSRMLSQRLLHAQESERKRLSRELHDDLGQLLNALKIGFDTLAEDLRQPSHDVQDRLWYLSESLNNSIHTIRRLCAGLHPSTLERLGLAETIRQQCTQAATTHSLDIELKCGTMLGVRLESDTEINLYRIFQEALHNVVKHADATRVMVRLVASHPTVRLQIEDNGGGFSMEDYAELSGHHLGLISMAERVELLGGTFQIASLPGLGTAVTVEVPFRKAPPGRTTAAKGRPSLPYPVRGRKSLYVC, from the coding sequence ATGCTCGCGCTTCAGGACGACTCCCTTTTTGCCGCCATTGTCGATAATCTCTCCGACGGTATCTATGTCCTCCAGGACGACCGGGTGGTCTATCTGAATGAGCGTTTTGCGCAGCTGTTCGGGCATGGTGATGCAGGGTCCCTTCTCATGAGGGAGCTTGATGACATCCTGCCCCACGGCGAGGGCAAGGAGATCGTCGGCAGAATCCACGCGGAGCTGCTGGCGGGTGAGCCGTCATCGGTTGCCTGGGGCCAGCCCTTTGCCCACATGGACGGTACGCCGGTCTGGCTGGAAATGGAGGCGCGCCGCATCCGCCTGAACGGGCGACCGGCCATCCTCGGCGTCTGTCATGACCGCACTGACTGCAAACTGATCGGCGAAGCCATGCACATCAGTCAGGAGACATTCCGGCTGGTCCTTGACGCCATGCATGACAGCGTGTACGTAGTGGGGCGCGACTACAACGTTATTTACGCCAACCGGGCCATGCGCGCCGGTGCCTACGGCGATGTGAGCTCTGATCCCTGCTACCGCATCTGCCGCGGCTGCAGTGAGCCATGCCCCGACTGCACCCTGGAAGAAGTGCTCTCCTCCGACAAGCCCGTGTGCCGTGAATTCTTTGATGAAAAGCGCAACGCCTGGTATTCGACCATTGAACTTGCGGTCCGGATTCCCGGCATGAGTGCCCCCGCCAAGCTGGGCGTACGGCGGGACATTACAGCCCGCAAGGAGGCGGAACAGCGCAGCCGGATGCTTTCCCAGCGACTCCTGCACGCCCAGGAGAGCGAGCGCAAGCGCCTTTCCCGGGAACTTCACGACGATCTGGGGCAGCTCCTCAATGCGCTGAAGATCGGATTCGATACGCTGGCCGAAGATCTGCGCCAGCCGTCGCACGATGTGCAGGATCGCCTCTGGTATCTGAGCGAATCACTGAATAATTCCATCCACACCATTCGCCGCCTCTGCGCCGGTCTTCATCCCTCGACCCTTGAGCGGCTGGGGCTGGCCGAGACGATCCGGCAGCAGTGCACCCAAGCGGCAACTACCCATTCGCTCGACATCGAGCTCAAGTGCGGGACCATGCTCGGCGTGCGGCTTGAGTCGGATACTGAAATCAACCTGTACCGGATCTTTCAGGAGGCCCTGCACAACGTGGTGAAACACGCTGACGCCACCCGGGTAATGGTACGGCTGGTGGCATCGCATCCCACGGTAAGGCTCCAGATCGAGGATAACGGCGGCGGCTTCTCCATGGAAGACTACGCGGAGCTCTCGGGGCACCACCTGGGACTCATCAGCATGGCGGAGCGGGTGGAATTGCTGGGTGGCACGTTCCAGATCGCGTCCCTCCCCGGTCTCGGAACGGCGGTGACCGTGGAGGTCCCGTTCCGCAAGGCCCCGCCGGGCCGAACCACTGCCGCGAAGGGGCGGCCGAGCCTCCCCTACCCGGTGCGCGGGAGGAAATCACTCTATGTATGCTAA
- a CDS encoding cytochrome c, protein MRNKKPTGPLLVASMTAAGLAVGAGIALGAHPVPIQLKTFEEVAAQYGAPVMPVMVDPVTKKGFPYSPKQTCGGCHDYNSISDHAFHSAQGRSEWVDTANGAFDATKAKPWTQGTAMYGKW, encoded by the coding sequence ATGAGGAACAAGAAACCAACAGGACCGCTCCTTGTGGCAAGCATGACCGCCGCAGGTCTGGCGGTCGGGGCGGGAATCGCCCTTGGTGCCCACCCGGTGCCGATCCAGTTGAAAACGTTTGAAGAAGTCGCAGCACAGTACGGTGCCCCGGTCATGCCGGTCATGGTTGACCCGGTCACCAAGAAGGGCTTCCCCTACAGCCCGAAGCAGACCTGCGGCGGGTGTCACGACTACAACAGCATTTCCGACCACGCCTTCCACTCGGCCCAAGGCCGCAGTGAATGGGTCGACACGGCCAACGGAGCCTTCGACGCCACCAAGGCCAAGCCCTGGACCCAGGGCACGGCCATGTATGGCAAATGGTGA